From the genome of Streptomyces sp. NBC_01317, one region includes:
- a CDS encoding non-ribosomal peptide synthetase, translated as MTRSLVEDVWPLSPLQEGMLFHAAFDNEGPDVYTVQSALDIGGPVNAARFRASWQALAARHAALRACFRQVSGGQMVQVIAREVKLPWTEADVSELTEPEAAAEVERLAAGELAVRFDLAVAPLLRLLFIRLGENRHRLVMTFHHVLMDGWSMPVLLSELSTIYAADGDASRLRRAPSYGQYMAWLSRQDKEEARSAWRTELSGADEPTLVAPADPTRAPAFPAHVFGELPEDTTRALSDLARSQGLTMNTVVQGAWALVLARLAGRDDVVFGATVAGRPAELPGVESMVGLLINTLPVRVELDGTQSMLQTLERLQERQTGLMSYQYMGLSEIQKLSGPGAVFDSLVLYESFPAPPAAPAVPDAVSIRPSGMSRDASHYPITLVVTPGPRLRFKLDYRPDLFDRATAESVFRRVMRVLEQVVADPLVAVGRVDVVGEVERELVVGGFNDTGRPVAGGSLLELFGSHVRASPGVVAVRSGSEVLSYAELDERSDRLARFLVSVGVGREGVVGLCLPRGVDVVVGELAVWKAGGAFVPLDPEYPSDRLRYMVGNSGAGVVLATAETLARVPAGPARVVLLEEVPAAPDPVVLPGVTDPDQLAYVIYTSGSTGRPKGVAVGHRGVVNLVGAMAPVLGAGPGVVTLQFASFSFDAAILDVAVVLGSGGTLAIAMGEERAEPGALAGMIAAHGVTTASVVPSLLGVLNPEQVSGVKTWVLGAERLTADLAARWVPGAKVVNTYGPTEATVMVTAGPVDARIASADEAPVIGRPLSNSRIYVLDSFLRPVPPGITGEVYVAGAGLARGYVARPDLTSERFVACPFVTGERMYRSGDLARWNGEGELAFVGRADAQVKVRGFRIELGEIEAILSAHPAVGQAVVVAREDGPGDKQLVGYVVPRTQDIDMRQVREHLAEALPEYMVPAALLVLDALPLTPNGKVDRGALPAPDFAGRVSDRTPVGETEEKLCALFAEVLELERVGVDDNFFDLGGDSGLAMRLAARIREELGADLSMRQFFGASTPVGVARMLAAKARPELGPAERSEEMPVSVEQQRTWLMSGLAEESRAAHRSSIALRLSGSLDRAALEAALGDVAVRHEILRTRFTGERADDLRQHVLDADDPAARPALSVTSATSAGEEELAGLLADRSGREFDLARQLPWRADLFALSDTEHVLLLVVHRIAGDDASLDIVVRDLAAAYGARREGRKPERAPLSLQFADYALWEGELLRGTEESDSLISDQLTYWKERLADLEPELPLPFDRPRPVLADHRTGSVPLSLDADAHDRLADAAEAEDAPVFVAVQAALALLLTRLGAGDDVVLGTRLSRRFEEGDLEGVVGPLTHPLVLRTDTSGDPTYRELLRRAQEVNQEALRHRDMPFERLVDVLRHPASAARHPVFQVLLEVGDLSVEELDAADLPGLRTTRLDGVSGDTELDLWFALNERTHGDGTPNGIEGVLRYATELFDASTATALAGRLVRVLEQVAAEPELRVSEVDVLLGEEERRQLLGGGLDPADDLVHDTDPVHGPTPLRDTLLGHDTVLGLLADQVARTPDALAVKGQDGSLTYRALDSVTDLLARRLSRRGAGTEQRVIVMLPPGAGFTVALIGVLKAGGVCSFVDPTRPFVGGSDGPGPRSRPAALVCTAAMAGRMNADSRIPVLWIDDLLEEDAEFAPAATPTAAAPPQSRPAQAAVVLDALGADESAPGSVVDHRALLRQTAHRLRTVAVNGAPALLDARAPVGAFLVPLLASLGAGGGVRFVVPGEDAVALATAAEPAETTLVTTRDRLRKIIGSEAGHRPFAEVTVVESGRPVGAAETREWQELHPDTSLISSVTAVGTAGPWLEHRLSPGDPAPVRLPAGRPVHGSRALVLDDLLRPVPPGVVGDVYVTGTPLSRGIAGGSSLTAERFVALPYGGPGERMLRTGERARRTPAGLLALRDPGEERDRGSRARRTVTDSRELEVLLPLRASGGRPPLFCLHETTGLSWIYAALLQYLPQDLPVYGVQARGLTGAEPPADGIEEMAADYAEQIRSVQPTGPYHLLGWSLGGVLAHAVATRLEELGEEVALLAVLDAYPQHGVGTSLYTYDDEETPEGRDSGRRMQRGPGGQDITGVSGPALENVKKVIQNTAGFMPDYTPRHFRGDLLVFVATVDRPQDRPVSEAVATWDPYVSGNVESHEIATRHKEMLKPTPAAHIGRVLTEKLGAARNGSE; from the coding sequence ATGACCCGATCCCTTGTCGAAGACGTGTGGCCGCTGTCGCCGTTGCAGGAAGGCATGCTGTTCCACGCCGCCTTCGACAACGAAGGCCCCGACGTCTACACCGTCCAGTCCGCCCTGGACATCGGCGGACCCGTGAACGCGGCCCGTTTCAGAGCCTCCTGGCAGGCGCTCGCCGCCCGTCACGCGGCGCTGCGCGCCTGCTTCCGCCAAGTGAGCGGAGGCCAGATGGTCCAGGTCATCGCCCGCGAGGTGAAACTGCCCTGGACCGAGGCGGACGTCAGCGAGCTGACCGAACCGGAAGCGGCGGCCGAGGTGGAACGCCTGGCGGCCGGCGAGTTGGCCGTACGGTTCGACCTTGCCGTCGCTCCTCTGCTGCGACTGTTGTTCATCCGGCTCGGCGAGAACCGGCACCGCCTGGTGATGACGTTCCATCACGTCCTGATGGACGGCTGGTCCATGCCCGTCCTGCTCAGCGAACTCTCCACGATCTACGCGGCCGACGGTGACGCCTCACGCCTACGACGGGCCCCGTCCTACGGCCAGTACATGGCATGGCTGTCACGCCAGGACAAGGAGGAAGCGAGGAGCGCATGGCGTACGGAACTGTCCGGCGCCGACGAGCCGACCCTCGTGGCCCCGGCGGACCCCACCCGTGCCCCGGCCTTCCCGGCCCACGTCTTCGGCGAGCTCCCCGAGGACACCACGCGAGCCTTGAGCGATCTCGCCCGCAGCCAGGGCCTCACCATGAACACGGTGGTGCAGGGCGCGTGGGCGCTGGTACTGGCGCGGCTGGCCGGGCGCGACGACGTCGTCTTCGGCGCTACGGTGGCCGGCCGGCCGGCCGAGCTGCCGGGTGTGGAATCGATGGTGGGACTGCTCATCAACACACTGCCGGTACGGGTCGAACTCGACGGTACGCAGTCGATGCTCCAAACCCTGGAGCGGTTGCAGGAACGCCAGACCGGACTCATGTCCTACCAGTACATGGGCCTGTCCGAGATCCAGAAGCTGTCCGGTCCCGGCGCCGTGTTCGACTCGCTCGTACTGTATGAGAGCTTCCCGGCACCGCCCGCCGCGCCGGCGGTTCCCGACGCCGTGTCCATCAGGCCGTCGGGCATGTCGCGCGACGCGTCCCACTATCCGATCACGTTGGTTGTCACCCCTGGTCCGCGCCTGCGTTTCAAGCTGGACTACCGTCCCGACCTGTTCGACCGGGCCACCGCGGAGTCTGTCTTCCGTCGGGTGATGCGGGTGTTGGAGCAGGTGGTGGCTGATCCGTTGGTGGCGGTGGGGCGGGTTGATGTGGTGGGGGAGGTTGAGCGGGAGCTTGTGGTGGGGGGGTTCAACGATACGGGGCGGCCTGTGGCGGGTGGGTCGTTGTTGGAGTTGTTCGGTTCGCATGTTCGTGCGAGTCCGGGTGTGGTGGCGGTTCGGTCGGGCTCTGAGGTTTTGTCGTATGCGGAGTTGGATGAGCGGTCGGACCGGTTGGCCAGATTCCTGGTGAGTGTGGGTGTGGGGCGTGAAGGGGTGGTGGGTCTGTGCCTGCCGCGTGGGGTGGATGTGGTGGTGGGGGAGTTGGCCGTATGGAAGGCCGGTGGGGCTTTCGTGCCGCTTGATCCTGAGTATCCGTCCGATCGGTTGCGGTACATGGTCGGGAACAGTGGTGCGGGTGTGGTGCTGGCGACGGCGGAGACGTTGGCCCGGGTGCCTGCGGGGCCGGCCCGCGTTGTTCTGCTTGAGGAAGTCCCTGCTGCGCCTGATCCGGTCGTGTTGCCGGGTGTGACGGATCCGGACCAGCTCGCGTATGTGATCTATACCTCTGGGTCGACGGGTCGGCCCAAAGGCGTGGCGGTGGGGCATCGGGGTGTGGTGAACCTGGTGGGGGCGATGGCTCCGGTGTTGGGTGCGGGTCCTGGTGTGGTGACGTTGCAGTTCGCTTCGTTCAGTTTTGATGCGGCGATCCTGGATGTGGCGGTGGTGCTGGGTTCGGGTGGCACGTTGGCGATCGCGATGGGTGAGGAGCGTGCGGAGCCGGGTGCGTTGGCGGGGATGATCGCGGCCCACGGCGTGACTACGGCCAGTGTGGTGCCCTCTCTCCTCGGGGTTCTGAATCCCGAGCAGGTGTCGGGAGTGAAGACCTGGGTGTTAGGCGCAGAGCGCCTGACCGCGGATCTCGCTGCTCGGTGGGTGCCTGGGGCGAAGGTGGTCAACACGTACGGGCCGACCGAGGCGACGGTGATGGTGACGGCGGGTCCGGTCGACGCACGTATCGCGTCGGCGGACGAGGCTCCTGTCATCGGCCGTCCGCTGTCCAACTCCCGTATCTATGTGCTGGATTCCTTCCTGCGTCCGGTTCCGCCGGGCATCACGGGTGAGGTGTATGTCGCGGGTGCGGGTCTGGCTCGTGGTTACGTCGCCCGCCCTGATCTCACGTCGGAGCGTTTTGTGGCGTGTCCGTTCGTTACCGGTGAGCGGATGTATCGCTCGGGTGATCTGGCGCGCTGGAACGGTGAGGGGGAGTTGGCGTTTGTCGGGCGGGCCGACGCGCAGGTGAAGGTGCGTGGCTTCCGTATCGAGCTGGGTGAGATCGAGGCGATACTCTCCGCCCACCCCGCCGTCGGTCAGGCGGTTGTCGTGGCCCGCGAGGATGGCCCCGGCGACAAGCAGCTCGTCGGCTACGTCGTACCGCGGACTCAGGACATCGACATGCGGCAGGTTCGGGAGCACCTCGCCGAGGCGCTGCCGGAGTATATGGTCCCCGCCGCGCTCCTCGTACTGGACGCCCTGCCCCTGACACCGAACGGCAAGGTCGACCGGGGCGCCCTGCCCGCCCCGGACTTCGCCGGGCGGGTGTCGGACCGCACGCCGGTCGGGGAGACGGAGGAGAAGCTGTGCGCGCTGTTCGCCGAGGTCCTGGAGCTGGAACGGGTCGGTGTCGACGACAACTTCTTCGACCTGGGTGGTGACTCGGGGCTGGCGATGCGCCTGGCCGCCCGCATCCGCGAGGAGTTGGGCGCGGATCTGAGCATGCGTCAGTTCTTTGGTGCGTCGACGCCTGTGGGTGTCGCTCGGATGCTCGCGGCGAAGGCGCGGCCGGAACTCGGGCCGGCCGAGCGTTCCGAGGAGATGCCGGTCTCGGTGGAGCAGCAGCGCACCTGGCTGATGAGCGGGCTGGCCGAGGAGTCGCGCGCCGCCCACCGGAGTTCGATCGCCCTGCGGCTCTCCGGCTCGCTGGACCGGGCCGCCCTGGAGGCGGCCCTCGGGGACGTCGCCGTACGGCACGAGATCCTGCGGACCCGGTTCACCGGCGAACGTGCCGACGACCTGCGTCAGCACGTTCTGGACGCCGACGATCCCGCGGCCAGGCCCGCACTGTCGGTGACCTCCGCCACCTCCGCCGGAGAGGAAGAACTCGCCGGACTGCTCGCCGACCGGTCGGGGCGCGAGTTCGACCTTGCACGTCAACTGCCCTGGAGGGCGGACCTGTTCGCGCTGTCGGACACGGAGCACGTGCTGCTGCTCGTCGTACACCGGATCGCCGGGGACGACGCGTCGCTGGACATCGTCGTCCGTGACCTCGCCGCCGCCTACGGTGCCCGGCGCGAGGGCCGCAAGCCCGAACGGGCCCCGCTGTCACTCCAGTTCGCCGACTACGCCCTGTGGGAGGGTGAGCTGCTGCGAGGCACGGAGGAGTCGGACAGTCTGATCAGCGACCAGCTCACCTACTGGAAGGAGCGGCTGGCCGACCTGGAGCCCGAACTGCCGCTTCCCTTCGACCGGCCGCGTCCGGTGCTGGCCGACCACCGGACCGGCTCCGTGCCGCTGAGCCTCGACGCGGACGCGCACGACCGTCTGGCGGACGCGGCGGAAGCCGAGGACGCCCCGGTCTTCGTGGCCGTACAGGCGGCCCTCGCCCTGCTGCTGACCCGGCTCGGTGCCGGTGACGACGTGGTGCTCGGCACCCGGCTGTCGCGGCGCTTCGAGGAAGGCGATCTGGAGGGCGTGGTCGGGCCGCTGACCCACCCGCTCGTGCTGCGGACCGACACCTCCGGTGACCCGACCTACCGCGAACTGCTGCGCCGTGCGCAGGAGGTGAACCAGGAAGCCCTGCGCCACCGGGACATGCCGTTCGAACGGCTCGTGGACGTGCTCCGGCACCCCGCATCGGCGGCGCGCCACCCGGTGTTCCAGGTCCTGCTCGAAGTGGGTGACCTGAGCGTCGAGGAGCTGGACGCGGCGGACCTGCCCGGTCTGCGCACCACCCGGCTGGACGGCGTCAGCGGTGACACGGAACTCGACCTGTGGTTCGCGCTCAACGAACGCACCCACGGCGACGGCACACCCAACGGCATCGAGGGGGTGCTGCGCTACGCCACCGAACTCTTCGACGCCTCCACCGCGACCGCGCTCGCGGGCCGCCTCGTGCGCGTGTTGGAACAGGTGGCCGCCGAACCGGAGTTGCGAGTCAGCGAGGTGGACGTGCTGCTCGGCGAGGAGGAACGCCGTCAGCTCCTGGGCGGAGGCCTCGATCCGGCCGATGACCTTGTTCACGACACAGATCCTGTCCACGGTCCGACGCCCCTCCGCGACACGCTTCTCGGTCACGACACCGTCCTCGGCCTGCTCGCCGATCAGGTGGCCCGTACACCGGACGCCCTCGCCGTGAAGGGCCAGGACGGGTCCCTCACCTACCGTGCGCTGGACTCGGTGACCGATCTGCTCGCGCGCCGGCTCTCCCGGCGGGGCGCGGGCACCGAGCAGCGGGTCATCGTGATGCTGCCGCCCGGCGCCGGCTTCACCGTCGCTCTGATCGGGGTGCTCAAGGCCGGCGGGGTGTGCTCCTTCGTCGACCCCACCCGGCCGTTCGTCGGCGGCTCGGACGGCCCCGGACCGCGCAGTCGGCCCGCGGCGCTGGTCTGCACGGCGGCCATGGCGGGACGGATGAACGCGGACAGCCGGATTCCGGTGCTGTGGATCGACGACCTGTTGGAGGAGGACGCCGAGTTCGCGCCCGCCGCCACCCCGACCGCCGCGGCGCCGCCGCAGTCCCGGCCCGCTCAGGCGGCCGTCGTCCTCGACGCCCTCGGAGCGGACGAGTCCGCTCCCGGCTCGGTCGTCGACCACCGGGCGTTGCTGCGCCAGACAGCGCACCGGTTGCGAACCGTCGCGGTGAACGGCGCCCCTGCCCTGCTCGACGCGCGGGCCCCTGTCGGCGCGTTCCTCGTACCGCTGCTCGCGTCCCTCGGCGCGGGCGGCGGCGTTCGATTCGTCGTGCCGGGAGAGGACGCCGTGGCCCTCGCCACCGCGGCGGAGCCGGCCGAGACGACCCTGGTCACCACCAGGGACCGGCTGCGGAAGATCATCGGATCGGAGGCGGGGCACCGTCCCTTCGCCGAGGTTACGGTGGTCGAGTCCGGGCGGCCGGTCGGCGCCGCGGAGACCCGTGAGTGGCAGGAACTCCACCCGGACACCTCGCTGATCAGCAGCGTCACCGCGGTCGGCACGGCGGGACCGTGGCTCGAACACCGGCTGTCGCCGGGCGACCCTGCCCCGGTACGGCTCCCGGCCGGACGGCCCGTGCACGGCAGCCGGGCGCTTGTCCTGGACGACCTGCTGCGCCCGGTTCCGCCGGGTGTCGTGGGTGACGTGTACGTGACGGGGACCCCGCTGTCCCGTGGGATCGCGGGCGGGTCGTCACTGACCGCGGAACGGTTCGTGGCCCTCCCGTACGGCGGCCCGGGTGAGCGGATGCTGCGCACCGGGGAACGAGCGCGGCGGACCCCCGCCGGGCTGCTGGCGCTGCGTGATCCGGGTGAGGAGCGCGACAGGGGCTCCCGGGCCCGGCGCACGGTCACCGACAGCCGGGAGCTGGAGGTGCTGCTGCCGCTGCGGGCGAGCGGCGGCCGGCCGCCGCTGTTCTGTCTGCACGAGACCACCGGCCTGAGCTGGATCTACGCGGCCCTCCTCCAGTACCTGCCGCAGGACCTGCCGGTCTACGGAGTCCAGGCGCGCGGTCTGACGGGCGCCGAACCGCCGGCGGACGGCATCGAGGAGATGGCGGCGGACTACGCCGAGCAGATCCGCTCGGTGCAGCCCACCGGCCCGTACCACCTGCTCGGCTGGTCCCTGGGCGGAGTCCTCGCCCACGCCGTCGCCACCCGGCTGGAGGAACTGGGCGAGGAGGTGGCCCTGCTCGCGGTGCTCGACGCCTATCCCCAGCACGGCGTCGGTACGTCGCTGTACACCTACGACGACGAGGAGACACCCGAGGGACGGGACAGCGGCCGGCGAATGCAACGTGGTCCCGGCGGCCAGGACATCACCGGCGTGAGCGGTCCCGCGCTGGAGAACGTCAAGAAGGTCATCCAGAACACGGCCGGATTCATGCCGGACTACACACCGCGTCACTTCCGGGGCGACCTGCTCGTCTTTGTCGCGACGGTGGACCGGCCCCAGGACAGGCCGGTATCGGAGGCGGTCGCGACCTGGGATCCGTACGTATCCGGAAACGTCGAGTCCCACGAGATCGCCACCCGCCACAAGGAAATGCTGAAGCCCACACCGGCCGCCCACATCGGGCGCGTCCTCACGGAGAAGCTCGGAGCGGCTCGGAACGGCTCCGAGTAG
- a CDS encoding cytochrome P450, whose amino-acid sequence MPKPPEIPLHNRRVGLDPLPELGRTSRECPFAETPAPGTSARAWLASGNETVRTVLGDAARFSTLPPADSKEDSRRLIQPGNLLQYDPPEHTRLRQLLTPEFTLRRMRRLEPLIADIVADRLDALELAGPPADFMRHFAWPVPGLVSCALLGIPRDDHAELARNLDVTRATNRSREQQQAAGKAYMAYMHKLIGQKRRAPGDDLLSRLIREHGDDITDDELVGTAATTMAAGFENVAGTLGLGALALMRHPDQLALFQDSPEVVDRAVEELIRYVSVIATASPRTALEDLTIEGHEVKAGETVVCSLMAVNRFEPTEPPQPSREELDITREISSHLAFGHGIHYCLGAPLTRLTLRIAFPALLARFPKLRPAVPPEELRYRTLAPNYGVDALPVTW is encoded by the coding sequence ATGCCGAAGCCCCCGGAAATCCCTCTGCACAACCGCCGGGTCGGACTCGATCCGCTGCCCGAACTGGGCCGTACGAGCCGGGAGTGCCCGTTCGCGGAGACCCCCGCGCCGGGCACCTCGGCCCGTGCCTGGCTCGCGTCGGGCAACGAGACGGTACGTACGGTCCTCGGCGACGCCGCGCGGTTCAGCACCCTGCCGCCCGCGGACAGCAAGGAGGACTCCCGCCGGCTCATCCAGCCGGGCAACCTCCTCCAGTACGACCCGCCCGAGCACACCCGGCTCCGGCAGCTGCTCACACCGGAGTTCACGCTGCGCCGCATGCGCAGGCTGGAGCCACTGATCGCGGACATCGTGGCCGACCGCCTCGACGCCCTCGAACTGGCCGGTCCGCCCGCCGACTTCATGCGGCACTTCGCCTGGCCCGTGCCCGGACTGGTGAGCTGCGCGCTGCTCGGCATCCCCCGCGACGACCACGCAGAACTGGCCCGCAACCTTGATGTCACCCGCGCCACCAACCGCAGCCGCGAACAGCAACAGGCGGCGGGCAAGGCCTACATGGCGTACATGCACAAACTGATCGGACAGAAGCGGCGCGCCCCCGGCGACGACCTGCTCAGCAGACTGATCCGGGAGCACGGCGACGACATCACCGACGACGAACTGGTCGGGACAGCCGCCACGACCATGGCGGCCGGGTTCGAGAACGTCGCGGGCACCCTGGGCCTCGGCGCCCTGGCGCTGATGCGGCACCCGGATCAACTGGCCCTGTTCCAGGACAGTCCCGAGGTGGTCGACCGGGCCGTCGAGGAGCTGATCCGGTACGTCTCCGTCATCGCCACGGCCTCGCCGCGCACCGCGCTGGAGGACCTGACCATCGAGGGGCACGAGGTCAAGGCGGGGGAGACCGTGGTGTGTTCCCTGATGGCGGTCAACCGGTTCGAGCCCACGGAGCCGCCACAGCCCTCGCGCGAAGAACTCGACATCACCCGCGAGATCTCCTCCCACCTGGCCTTCGGACACGGCATCCACTACTGCCTGGGCGCCCCGCTCACCCGGCTGACCCTCCGGATCGCCTTCCCCGCCCTGCTCGCGCGCTTCCCCAAGCTGCGACCGGCGGTCCCGCCGGAGGAGCTGCGCTACCGCACACTGGCCCCCAACTACGGCGTCGACGCGCTGCCGGTCACCTGGTAG
- a CDS encoding cytochrome P450, translated as MPRETPAVPVHTRRTRFDPADDLRTLTGGRPVVRLPVGPGTDGRPVWLVTGYEEVRQVLGDHTRFSTRRRTGPARPPDAPGPDRPEQAVGQLMDYDPPEHTRLRRMLTPEFTLRRLRGMEPYIARTVAERLDAMERVGPPADLVERFASPVPGAVLCELIGVPRDDRDDFLRRGHAHLEAARGRQRRAAAGESFLRYLSGLVERRRKEPDDGFLGALVRDHGDELTDEELRGLCVLLMLAGLDNISGMIGLGTLVLLEHPAELAALRQDTGTADRVIDELLRYLSVPHAPTPRIAREDVVIGGELVRAGENVVCSLPMANRDPALTPDPDRFDPGRDPVPHVAFGHGIHHCLGAALARIELRVALTALVERFPGLRPAVPADEVRFRVRSPAYGLERLPVAW; from the coding sequence ATGCCACGCGAAACGCCGGCCGTGCCCGTACACACCCGCCGGACACGCTTCGACCCCGCGGACGACCTGCGTACGCTCACCGGCGGACGCCCTGTCGTGCGCCTGCCCGTGGGCCCCGGCACGGACGGACGGCCCGTCTGGCTGGTCACCGGGTACGAGGAAGTGCGCCAGGTCCTCGGCGACCACACCCGCTTCTCCACCCGCCGCCGTACCGGCCCCGCGCGACCACCGGACGCGCCGGGCCCCGATCGGCCGGAGCAGGCTGTCGGCCAGCTGATGGACTACGACCCGCCCGAGCACACCCGGCTGCGCCGGATGCTGACGCCGGAGTTCACCCTCCGCCGCCTGCGCGGGATGGAGCCGTACATCGCCCGGACCGTGGCGGAGCGCCTGGACGCCATGGAACGGGTGGGGCCGCCGGCCGACCTGGTGGAGAGGTTCGCGTCGCCCGTGCCGGGCGCGGTGCTGTGCGAGCTGATCGGAGTGCCCCGTGACGACCGTGACGACTTCCTGCGCCGGGGCCACGCGCACCTGGAGGCCGCGCGGGGCAGACAGCGCCGTGCCGCCGCCGGGGAGTCGTTCCTGCGCTACCTCTCCGGTCTGGTGGAACGCCGGCGCAAGGAGCCGGACGACGGTTTCCTCGGCGCTCTCGTGCGCGACCACGGCGACGAGCTGACCGACGAGGAACTGCGCGGCTTGTGCGTTCTGTTGATGCTCGCGGGACTGGACAACATCTCCGGCATGATCGGCCTGGGCACGCTGGTCCTGCTGGAACACCCGGCCGAACTGGCCGCCCTGCGCCAGGACACGGGGACCGCCGACCGCGTCATCGACGAACTGCTGCGCTACCTGTCCGTCCCGCACGCCCCGACCCCCCGGATCGCTCGGGAGGACGTCGTCATCGGCGGGGAGCTGGTCCGCGCGGGTGAGAACGTCGTGTGCTCCCTGCCGATGGCCAACCGGGACCCCGCGCTCACCCCGGACCCCGACCGCTTCGACCCCGGCCGCGACCCGGTGCCCCACGTCGCTTTCGGACACGGCATCCACCACTGCCTGGGCGCCGCGCTGGCCCGTATCGAACTGCGCGTCGCACTCACGGCCCTGGTGGAGCGCTTCCCCGGGCTGCGCCCGGCGGTCCCCGCCGACGAGGTGCGCTTCCGGGTCCGTTCGCCCGCCTACGGGCTGGAACGGCTGCCGGTCGCCTGGTGA
- a CDS encoding ferredoxin, which translates to MDGQLEVEVDRGRCVGGGMCVLFVPVVFDQSDDDGKVLLKIPVPGAGLTGSVRGAAKRCPSGAITLHERQGDAMNTRERT; encoded by the coding sequence ATGGACGGACAGTTGGAGGTCGAGGTCGACCGCGGCAGATGCGTGGGCGGCGGGATGTGCGTGCTGTTCGTGCCCGTGGTCTTCGACCAGTCGGACGACGACGGCAAGGTCCTGCTCAAGATCCCGGTGCCGGGCGCCGGGCTGACCGGATCGGTGCGGGGGGCCGCGAAGCGATGCCCCTCGGGCGCGATCACGCTCCATGAACGGCAAGGGGACGCCATGAACACGAGGGAGAGAACATGA
- a CDS encoding phosphopantetheine-binding protein encodes MIKGNAAQGGPGDVRRFVVSLWCAELGVPDVGDTDDFFALGGHSLAALNVLTDVEDAFQVELDLRTVFEHPTLSDFVSMLASLAGVTPAEPESARAVATVSGSAA; translated from the coding sequence ATGATCAAGGGCAACGCGGCACAGGGGGGCCCGGGGGACGTACGCCGTTTTGTCGTCTCCCTGTGGTGCGCGGAACTCGGTGTGCCCGACGTGGGCGACACGGACGACTTCTTCGCCCTCGGGGGGCATTCGCTGGCGGCGCTGAACGTCCTGACCGACGTCGAGGACGCCTTCCAGGTCGAGCTGGACCTGCGTACCGTCTTCGAGCACCCGACCCTGTCGGACTTCGTCTCGATGCTGGCCTCGCTCGCCGGCGTCACGCCCGCAGAGCCCGAGAGCGCCCGTGCGGTGGCCACGGTCTCCGGCAGCGCCGCCTGA
- a CDS encoding peptidoglycan-binding protein has protein sequence MTTSDETELAVRGEEPNALERRTPGTPPVPASEGTGEPLATRSDDGGSGDGDQESGRGGRRRRPLRTVLLIAIAVAVAATAGMAASGVLGSDGESAASAAPSGPPATTKVQRTTLTDTETVDGNLSYGDATDVQAPAASGGAGSGGGQQGSGDTGAGVITWLPSDGVVLERGDTVYRVGQEKVPLLYGSIPLYRTLETGNEGEDVKILEKNLKALGYTGFTVDDTYTSSTAEAVEDWQEDLDREETGTVQVGDAVVASGPRRVAEVKSVPGALLSGSLLSLTGTSRVVNVDLDPQFEDLVKEGTKATVTLPDDTTVEAVVTDIGTPPPAQSGSGGDAGQQPEGGSDTATIPVQLKIKEQKKLGRYQAAQVDVVLKAETREDVLAVPVNALTAQRGGYALEAVTDKGVEYVPVKLGMFAGNLVEVTGAAVKEGMVVGVPK, from the coding sequence GTGACCACCTCCGACGAGACCGAACTCGCCGTGCGCGGCGAAGAACCGAACGCCCTGGAACGCAGGACACCCGGCACGCCGCCGGTCCCCGCGTCCGAGGGGACCGGCGAGCCCCTCGCCACCAGGAGCGACGACGGCGGATCCGGCGACGGCGACCAGGAGTCGGGCCGCGGCGGGCGAAGGCGCCGCCCGCTGCGTACGGTACTGCTCATCGCGATCGCGGTCGCCGTGGCCGCGACGGCGGGCATGGCCGCCTCCGGAGTCCTCGGCAGCGACGGAGAGAGCGCCGCGAGCGCCGCTCCCTCCGGGCCGCCCGCCACGACCAAGGTGCAGCGCACCACGCTGACCGACACCGAGACGGTGGACGGCAACCTCAGCTACGGCGACGCGACCGACGTCCAGGCCCCGGCCGCCTCGGGCGGAGCCGGCTCGGGCGGCGGCCAGCAGGGCTCCGGCGATACCGGCGCCGGGGTCATCACCTGGCTGCCGAGCGACGGCGTCGTCCTTGAACGCGGCGACACCGTCTACCGCGTGGGACAGGAGAAGGTGCCGCTGCTGTACGGCTCCATTCCCCTGTACCGCACCCTGGAGACCGGGAACGAGGGCGAGGACGTGAAGATCCTTGAGAAGAACCTGAAGGCCCTCGGCTACACCGGCTTCACCGTTGACGACACCTATACGTCCAGCACCGCGGAAGCCGTCGAGGACTGGCAGGAGGACCTGGACCGGGAGGAGACCGGCACCGTCCAGGTCGGCGACGCGGTCGTGGCCTCCGGCCCCCGCCGCGTCGCCGAGGTCAAGTCGGTGCCCGGCGCCCTGCTCAGCGGCAGCCTGCTGTCCCTGACGGGCACCTCGCGCGTGGTGAACGTCGACCTCGACCCGCAGTTCGAGGACCTCGTCAAGGAGGGCACGAAGGCGACCGTCACCCTCCCCGACGACACCACCGTCGAGGCCGTGGTGACCGACATCGGCACCCCGCCGCCCGCGCAGAGCGGCTCCGGCGGCGACGCGGGCCAGCAGCCCGAGGGCGGCAGCGACACCGCCACCATCCCCGTACAGCTGAAGATCAAGGAGCAGAAGAAGCTGGGGCGGTACCAGGCCGCGCAGGTCGACGTGGTCCTCAAGGCCGAGACCCGCGAGGACGTCCTCGCCGTCCCCGTCAACGCGCTGACCGCGCAGCGGGGCGGCTACGCGCTGGAGGCCGTGACCGACAAGGGCGTCGAGTACGTCCCGGTCAAGCTCGGCATGTTCGCCGGCAACCTGGTCGAGGTGACCGGGGCGGCCGTCAAGGAAGGCATGGTCGTGGGGGTTCCCAAGTGA